A single Micromonospora sp. CCTCC AA 2012012 DNA region contains:
- a CDS encoding TIGR03084 family metal-binding protein translates to MAEHASVVADLIAEGDRFDGLLTEPAAAGWDRPTPAPGWRVRHQYAHLTSVFRLGRLATTAPDRFLETVTRLGPDFDTVIDKMLAEFVDEPPETLLQRWRAERSRSQQALADAAPGLLVPWLARPMPVAMLASAALMELFAHGQDLADGLGLRRVHTDRLRHVAAFAMTNHDYGYAVRGLTPPGVPFRFELTMPSGAVWTYGPADAAQRVSGPMVDFCLLVTRRRHRDDLALTATGVEADRWMSIAQAYRGGTGAGRQPGQFAAIG, encoded by the coding sequence ATGGCCGAGCACGCGTCCGTCGTCGCGGATCTGATCGCCGAGGGCGACCGGTTCGACGGTCTCCTCACCGAGCCGGCCGCCGCCGGATGGGACCGCCCGACACCCGCGCCCGGCTGGCGCGTCCGGCACCAGTACGCCCACCTGACGTCGGTCTTCCGGCTCGGCCGGCTGGCGACCACCGCCCCGGACCGGTTCCTGGAGACGGTCACGCGGCTCGGCCCGGACTTCGACACCGTCATCGACAAGATGCTCGCCGAGTTCGTGGACGAGCCACCGGAGACCCTGCTGCAGCGGTGGCGGGCCGAGCGCTCCCGGTCGCAGCAGGCGCTCGCCGACGCCGCGCCGGGCCTGCTCGTGCCCTGGCTGGCGCGCCCGATGCCGGTGGCCATGCTCGCCTCGGCGGCCCTGATGGAACTCTTCGCGCACGGCCAGGACCTCGCCGACGGGCTCGGCCTGCGCCGCGTCCACACCGACCGGCTGCGGCACGTCGCGGCGTTCGCGATGACGAACCACGACTACGGGTACGCGGTGCGCGGGCTCACCCCGCCCGGCGTCCCGTTCCGGTTCGAGCTGACCATGCCGTCCGGGGCGGTGTGGACGTACGGCCCGGCCGACGCCGCGCAGCGGGTGTCCGGCCCGATGGTCGACTTCTGCCTGCTGGTGACGCGCCGCCGGCACCGCGACGACCTGGCGCTGACCGCGACGGGGGTGGAGGCCGACCGCTGGATGTCCATCGCCCAGGCCTACCGGGGCGGCACCGGGGCGGGCCGGCAGCCGGGGCAGTTCGCCGCGATCGGCTAG
- a CDS encoding TrmH family RNA methyltransferase: protein MPTIAITSPDDPHIGDYRALTDLELRTRWEPPNGLFIAEGELVIQRALRAGYAMRSALVDEKRADQLTGLPADAPVYAATQAVLESITGFHVHRGVLASFHRRPLPTLDDLLAGARTLAVLEGLNTHTNLGALFRSAAALGIDAIVLSPNCADPLYRRAVRVSMGEVFAIPYAKTDTWPEPLVTVRDAGFTLLAMTPATDAVALRDLTPAQRERPALLLGAEGPGLTPAALRASDVRVAIPMHNNVDSLNVATAAAITFYELTRDRTG from the coding sequence GTGCCGACCATCGCCATCACCAGCCCCGACGACCCGCACATCGGCGACTACCGGGCCCTGACCGACCTCGAACTGCGTACCCGCTGGGAGCCGCCCAACGGCCTCTTCATCGCCGAGGGCGAACTCGTCATCCAGCGGGCGCTGCGCGCCGGCTACGCGATGCGCTCGGCGCTGGTCGACGAGAAGCGCGCCGACCAGCTCACCGGCCTGCCCGCCGACGCACCCGTGTACGCCGCGACCCAGGCGGTACTGGAGTCGATCACCGGCTTCCACGTCCACCGCGGCGTCCTCGCCTCGTTCCACCGCCGCCCGCTGCCCACCCTCGACGACCTGCTCGCCGGGGCCCGCACCCTGGCCGTCCTCGAGGGCCTGAACACGCACACCAACCTCGGTGCCCTGTTCCGCAGCGCCGCCGCCCTCGGCATCGACGCCATCGTCCTCTCACCCAACTGCGCCGATCCGCTCTACCGCCGGGCCGTCCGGGTCAGCATGGGCGAGGTCTTCGCCATCCCGTACGCCAAGACCGACACCTGGCCCGAACCACTCGTCACCGTCCGTGACGCCGGTTTCACCCTGCTGGCGATGACCCCGGCGACGGACGCGGTGGCCCTGCGGGACCTCACCCCGGCCCAGCGGGAACGCCCCGCCCTGCTCCTCGGCGCGGAGGGCCCCGGCCTCACCCCGGCCGCGCTGCGCGCCAGCGACGTCCGCGTCGCCATCCCCATGCACAACAACGTCGACTCGCTCAACGTCGCCACCGCCGCCGCCATCACCTTCTACGAACTGACCCGCGACCGGACCGGCTGA
- a CDS encoding PucR family transcriptional regulator → MFPTVREVLALDPVRHGAPRLVAGEGGLDQPVRWVHVTEVPDIAPLLGGRELVLTTGIGLPADDAGLRAFIGDLADVGVSGLVVELGRRYVSGVPRVMAAAAERRGLPLVELRRATPFVRITEAVHALIVDAQLTELRATEEIHQRFTELSVEGAGPTEVVRHAAELAGCPVVLENLSRQVLAYDPAGESAELLLDGWEQHSRRIRPAGRTAYDPDSGWLVTTVGARGQDWGRLLLRWPTGTPPTRLTILIERAASTLALGRLIRRDAEGLERQIHRTLLTALLDHSRPVDEVALRAKALGVVLDRRHLVGVVVRHRADDPAGDAPAETGPEAGPARLRDLAEAVGQALREARLTGLTSAVDDQAVGALLALPDPTGEEKALAAFAAALHRVRLDAVPPRAGRSGGAEPAAVIVAAGSGVGSLREAGRSLAEARQIAEAARRDRRDLPIFRLPHVGLAGLLHLLRDEPRLQTFVERELGALLAHDAQHPREQLLGTLRAYLEQGRNKSAAAVAAHLSRPAFYERLARIARILDADLDSVETCLSLHVALLALDAVRTP, encoded by the coding sequence GTGTTCCCTACCGTCCGTGAGGTCCTCGCGCTCGACCCGGTCCGCCACGGCGCGCCCCGCCTGGTTGCCGGGGAGGGCGGGCTGGACCAGCCGGTCCGCTGGGTGCACGTGACCGAGGTGCCGGACATCGCCCCCCTCCTCGGCGGGCGGGAGCTGGTGCTCACCACCGGCATCGGGCTGCCCGCCGACGACGCCGGCCTGCGCGCCTTCATCGGCGACCTGGCCGACGTCGGCGTCTCCGGCCTGGTGGTGGAGCTGGGCCGCCGCTACGTCAGCGGGGTGCCCCGGGTGATGGCGGCGGCCGCCGAGCGACGCGGCCTGCCCCTGGTCGAGCTGCGGCGGGCCACCCCGTTCGTCCGGATCACCGAGGCGGTGCACGCGCTGATCGTGGACGCCCAGCTCACCGAGCTGCGCGCCACCGAGGAGATCCACCAGCGGTTCACCGAACTCTCCGTCGAGGGCGCCGGCCCGACCGAGGTGGTACGCCACGCCGCCGAGTTGGCCGGCTGCCCGGTGGTGCTGGAGAACCTGTCCCGGCAGGTGCTCGCGTACGACCCGGCGGGGGAGAGCGCGGAGCTGCTGCTGGACGGCTGGGAGCAGCACTCCCGGCGGATCCGGCCGGCCGGGCGGACCGCGTACGACCCGGACAGCGGCTGGCTGGTGACCACCGTCGGCGCGCGCGGCCAGGACTGGGGGCGGCTGCTGCTGCGCTGGCCGACCGGCACCCCGCCGACCCGGCTGACCATCCTGATCGAGCGGGCCGCCTCCACGCTGGCGCTGGGCCGGCTCATCCGGCGCGACGCCGAGGGGCTGGAACGGCAGATCCACCGCACCCTGCTCACCGCCCTGCTCGACCACTCCCGGCCGGTCGACGAGGTGGCGCTGCGGGCGAAGGCGCTCGGCGTGGTGCTGGACCGCCGGCACCTGGTCGGCGTGGTGGTCCGGCACCGGGCGGACGACCCGGCCGGGGACGCGCCCGCCGAGACCGGCCCGGAGGCCGGTCCGGCCCGGCTGCGCGACCTCGCCGAGGCGGTCGGCCAGGCGCTGCGCGAGGCCAGGCTGACCGGCCTCACCAGCGCCGTCGACGACCAGGCGGTGGGGGCGCTGCTGGCGCTCCCCGACCCGACCGGCGAGGAGAAGGCGCTGGCCGCGTTCGCCGCCGCGTTGCACCGGGTACGCCTCGACGCCGTCCCGCCCCGCGCCGGGCGGTCGGGCGGCGCCGAGCCGGCGGCGGTGATCGTGGCCGCCGGTTCCGGGGTGGGCAGCCTGCGGGAGGCCGGGCGGTCGCTGGCCGAGGCGCGCCAGATCGCCGAGGCGGCTCGTCGGGACCGCCGTGACCTGCCGATCTTCCGGCTGCCGCACGTCGGGCTGGCCGGCCTGCTGCACCTGCTGCGGGACGAGCCCCGGTTGCAGACCTTCGTCGAGCGGGAACTGGGCGCCCTGCTCGCCCACGACGCGCAACACCCCCGGGAGCAGCTGCTCGGCACCCTGCGGGCGTACCTGGAGCAGGGCCGTAACAAGTCCGCGGCGGCCGTCGCCGCCCACCTCTCCCGCCCGGCCTTCTACGAACGCCTGGCGCGTATCGCCCGCATCCTCGACGCCGACCTCGACTCGGTCGAGACCTGCCTCTCCCTCCACGTCGCCCTGCTCGCCCTGGACGCCGTCCGCACCCCCTGA
- the murD gene encoding UDP-N-acetylmuramoyl-L-alanine--D-glutamate ligase: MRLSDLRGRTVAVWGAGREGRAAVTAIAAHGPADLVAVDDSANFLTLPWEGPLAAAAPLVTGEEGFARLAAADVVVRSPGVPSTHPWMVQLRHRGVTVTQGSALWMADHADRTVGVTGSKGKSTTSSLISHLLAAMDRPNVFGGNIGVPLLDLPEAELYVLELSSYQCADLADSPRVAVVTALFPEHLDAHGGEREYYRDKLNLLDHGPHTVVVNGADPRLAQELGDRAVVRAGRPETTHVATGPDGTPWFHLRDQPLFPRAVLPLVGRHNEGNLCVALAVLDALGVEVVARKDTLAVAVAGFQGLAHRLTEIPDPSGLTFVDDTLATSPYAAMHAIDAYEGRPLTVIVGGTDRGLDYTPLAEHLAEREITVIGIPDSGPRIVEALAGLPRVRTELADDLVAAVGLSRKLTPAGGVVLLSPAAPSYGRFRNFEHRSEVFAQAVADTAR; the protein is encoded by the coding sequence GTGCGCCTGTCTGACCTGCGCGGACGTACCGTCGCCGTCTGGGGGGCCGGCCGGGAGGGCCGGGCGGCGGTGACCGCGATCGCCGCGCACGGCCCGGCCGACCTGGTCGCCGTGGACGACAGCGCGAACTTCCTCACCCTGCCCTGGGAGGGGCCGCTCGCCGCGGCGGCGCCGCTGGTCACCGGGGAGGAGGGCTTCGCCCGGCTGGCCGCCGCCGACGTGGTGGTCCGCTCGCCCGGCGTGCCGAGCACCCACCCGTGGATGGTGCAGCTACGGCACCGGGGCGTGACCGTCACCCAGGGCAGCGCCCTCTGGATGGCCGACCACGCGGACCGCACCGTCGGGGTGACCGGCAGCAAGGGCAAGAGCACCACGTCCAGCCTGATCAGCCACCTGCTGGCGGCGATGGACCGGCCCAACGTCTTCGGCGGCAACATCGGCGTGCCCTTGCTCGACCTGCCCGAGGCTGAGCTGTACGTGCTGGAACTCTCCAGCTACCAGTGCGCCGACCTGGCCGACTCGCCCCGGGTCGCCGTGGTCACCGCGCTCTTCCCCGAGCACCTCGACGCGCACGGCGGCGAACGCGAGTACTACCGGGACAAGCTGAACCTGCTCGACCACGGCCCGCACACCGTGGTCGTCAACGGGGCCGACCCGCGCCTGGCCCAGGAGCTGGGCGACCGCGCGGTGGTCCGCGCCGGTCGGCCGGAGACCACCCACGTCGCCACCGGCCCGGACGGCACACCCTGGTTCCACCTGCGCGACCAGCCGCTCTTCCCGCGCGCCGTGCTGCCGCTGGTCGGCCGGCACAACGAGGGCAACCTCTGCGTGGCGCTGGCCGTGCTCGACGCGCTGGGCGTCGAGGTGGTGGCCCGCAAGGACACCCTGGCCGTGGCGGTCGCCGGGTTCCAGGGGCTGGCCCACCGGCTCACCGAGATCCCCGACCCGTCCGGCCTCACCTTCGTCGACGACACCCTCGCCACCAGCCCGTACGCGGCGATGCACGCGATCGACGCGTACGAGGGGCGGCCGTTGACGGTGATCGTCGGCGGCACCGACCGGGGCCTGGACTACACCCCGCTGGCCGAGCACCTGGCCGAGCGGGAGATCACCGTGATCGGCATCCCGGACAGTGGTCCGCGCATCGTCGAGGCCCTCGCCGGGCTGCCCCGGGTACGGACCGAACTCGCCGACGACCTGGTCGCCGCGGTGGGGTTGTCCCGCAAGCTCACCCCGGCCGGCGGGGTGGTGCTGCTCTCCCCGGCCGCCCCCAGCTACGGCCGGTTCCGCAACTTCGAGCACCGCTCGGAGGTGTTCGCGCAGGCGGTCGCCGACACCGCGCGCTGA